In one Cercospora beticola chromosome 1, complete sequence genomic region, the following are encoded:
- a CDS encoding uncharacterized protein (BUSCO:EOG09265K4K), which yields MRTLRPGFFVRTFATSTPARSRWSTGPAPPRLPKEEQEIFERLQQQSTGAFSQPKPDPKTTNSEKLEESGASTTASKSSEADKMLEQLRARAQVAAKGDGEELHPNIRRGAAPEFEGEVNPQTGEVGGPKNDPLRWKGDWSYNGRVTDF from the coding sequence ATGCGCACCCTGCGCCCAGGCTTCTTCGTCCGAACATTCGCGACTTCCACACCCGCCAGATCACGATGGTCAACAGGACCCGCTCCACCACGACTTCccaaagaagagcaagagatcTTTGAGCGATTACAACAGCAATCAACAGGCGCATTCAGTCAACCCAAACCAGACCCCAAAACAACAAACAGCgaaaagttagaagagtcgGGCGCAAGCACCACCGCATCCAAATCATCAGAAGCAGACAAGATGCTAGAACAATTACGCGCACGAGCTCAAGTAGCAGCAAaaggcgatggcgaagagctACATCCAAACATTCGACGAGGCGCTGCTCCAGAATTCGAAGGCGAAGTCAATCCACAGACGGGCGAAGTAGGAGGGCCGAAGAATGATCCATTACGATGGAAGGGCGACTGGAGTTACAATGGCAGGGTCACAGATTTCTGA
- a CDS encoding uncharacterized protein (BUSCO:EOG092615SM), whose product MAPEHHSHRPTTKQVNKPFKTRHASKSSLKNEQKGKVEAWEKGSRKTPQQQVMSKIDRRNRAKQLRQNHASDREDKASVFAGRDAAPRIIAVVPLCDDVSSTKAISELTGSVEADDIDVQSASIYVPRFKQNVRFLTPTRDVIQCLDACRVADFVLFVLSANEEVDEAGEELLRSIEAQGVSTVLTGVYGLDRVEPAKKRPDVVKSLKSFITHFFATQEKVHDLGNRQECSNVMRSLCTTMPKGIRWREDRSWMLLEDCQWEVDQAIVTGVVRGRGLKADRLVQLGDWPDLQIEKIVAAPLETRHKKAKKDEMTVDEPQGEQILEQATDERDDLAELAPEETTMDDLPTASVAPSERKAVLLDDHHYFNDDDRDNIPAPKRLPRGTSKYQAAWYLDDVDYSGSDLEDADEDEDEDMDVNANGSVAGPADGHFEDRMDAATEAGAPSEYPQSEMFDDRAPEDEAEQIEAYRKSRREEAEDDLEFPDEIELHPGVNARERLAKYRGLKSLRTSAWETEEDKPYEPEDYARLLEIADYKSAKNRVVKEAVTGGVKPGTRVAVYLRVPQDRRQELESLPKPTALFSLLRHEHKRTVVNVSITLSSDYPEPIKSKSPLIMQCGARRLLINPLFSAAGNTPNNVHKFDRYLHPGRTAVATFIGPVTWGSVPCLFFQAPTSSASGDAIEDLAQSLKISQSQTSQLELIATGTTLPPSTQRIIAKRIILTGHPYKIHKRVVTVRYMFFNNDDVQYFRALQLWTKRGRSGFIKETLGTHGYFKATFDAKINPLDSVAVSLYKRVWPRQAQAWRPGVGGTNDDDEEAPKLMEVEK is encoded by the coding sequence ATGGCGCCCGAACACCACTCCCATCGCCCAACGACGAAGCAGGTCAACAAGCCGTTCAAGACCCGCCACGCCTCGAAATCGTCGCTGAAGAACGAGCAGAAGGGGAAGGTCGAGGCTTGGGAGAAAGGCAGCAGAAAGAcaccacagcagcaagtCATGTCCAAGATTGACAGGCGTAACCGGGCAAAGCAGTTGCGTCAGAACCACGCGAGCGACCGCGAGGACAAGGCGTCCGTGTTCGCAGGTCGCGATGCTGCGCCTCGGATCATTGCTGTGGTCCCTCTGTGTGACGACGTGAGCTCTACCAAGGCCATCAGTGAACTGACTGGCAGCGTCGAGGCCGATGACATCGATGTGCAGTCCGCTAGCATATACGTTCCACGATTTAAGCAGAACGTACGATTCTTGACGCCCACGAGGGATGTGATACAATGCCTGGATGCCTGTAGAGTTGCAGATTTCGTTCTGTTCGTTTTAAGTGCCAACGAGGAGGTGGATGAGGCAGGCGAAGAGCTTCTGCGCAGCATTGAGGCTCAAGGTGTATCAACAGTGCTCACTGGTGTCTATGGCTTGGACAGGGTAGAACCAGCCAAAAAGCGACCAGATGTTGTGAAAAGTTTGAAGAGCTTCATCACGCATTTCTTCGCCACACAAGAGAAGGTACACGATCTGGGCAACAGGCAAGAATGCAGCAATGTCATGAGGAGTTTGTGCACAACCATGCCAAAGGGCATCAGATGGCGCGAAGACAGGAGCTGGATGCTGCTTGAAGACTGCCAGTGGGAGGTTGACCAGGCCATCGTCACCGGCGTCGTACGCGGGAGAGGCTTGAAGGCTGATCGACTGGTACAACTGGGCGACTGGCCTGATCTACAAATCGAGAAGATCGTGGCTGCTCCCTTAGAGACACGACacaagaaagccaagaaagATGAGATGACAGTGGATGAACCCCAAGGAGAACAGATTCTCGAGCAGGCCACTGACGAGCGCGACGATCTCGCAGAGCTTGCTCCCGAAGAGACGACCATGGACGATCTGCCTACAGCCTCCGTCGCTCCTTCAGAACGAAAAGCGGTTTTGCTCGATGATCACCACTACTTCAACGATGATGATCGAGACAATATACCTGCGCCGAAGCGATTACCTCGAGGAACCAGCAAATACCAAGCAGCCTGGTATCTGGACGATGTCGACTATTCTGGATCAGATCTGGAAGAtgccgatgaagatgaggatgaagacatggATGTGAATGCGAATGGCTCGGTAGCAGGTCCCGCTGATGGCCACTTCGAGGATCGCATGGATGCAGCAACAGAGGCTGGTGCACCATCAGAGTACCCACAAAGCGAAATGTTTGATGATCGAGCACCGGAAGACGAAGCAGAGCAAATCGAGGCATATCGCAAATCGAGGCGtgaagaggcagaagacGACTTGGAGTTCCCAGATGAGATTGAGCTGCACCCTGGTGTCAATGCGCGCGAGCGATTGGCAAAGTACAGAGGCCTGAAGAGCTTGAGAACAAGTGCGTGGGAGACAGAGGAGGACAAGCCCTACGAACCAGAGGACTATGCTCGTTTGCTGGAAATTGCCGACTACAAATCAGCAAAGAATCGTGTCGTCAAAGAGGCTGTCACGGGCGGAGTGAAGCCTGGCACGCGTGTGGCAGTCTACCTACGCGTCCCACAAGACAGGCGGCAAGAGCTCGAATCGCTGCCGAAACCAACAGCACTGTTTTCGCTTTTGCGACACGAGCACAAACGCACGGTAGTCAACGTTTCGATCACACTCTCGTCCGACTACCCTGAGCCGATCAAGAGCAAGTCGCCTCTCATCATGCAATGTGGCGCTCGCCGACTTCTCATCAACCCGCTCTTCAGCGCAGCAGGCAACACGCCGAACAACGTCCACAAGTTCGACCGCTACCTGCATCCAGGACGCACAGCAGTAGCCACCTTCATCGGTCCAGTAACATGGGGCAGCGTACCATGCCTCTTCTTCCAAGCGCCAACATCCTCGGCCTCAGGCGATGCCATCGAAGACCTCGCACAGTCGCTCAAGATCTCGCAGTCTCAAACGTCCCAGCTCGAGCTGATAGCAACCGGCACTACTCTCCCGCCTTCAACGCAACGCATCATAGCCAAGCGCATCATCCTCACTGGACACCCTTACAAGATCCACAAACGTGTGGTGACTGTCCGCTACATGTTCTTTAACAACGACGATGTGCAATACTTCCGTGCTCTGCAGCTGTGGACGAAGAGAGGTCGCAGTGGCTTCATCAAAGAGACTTTGGGAACACATGGGTACTTCAAGGCTACATTCGACGCGAAGATCAATCCTCTGGACTCTGTTGCTGTCAGCTTGTACAAGCGAGTGTGGCCAAGACAGGCACAGGCGTGGAGACCAGGCGTTGGAGGCACgaatgatgacgacgaagaggcTCCGAAATTGATGGAAGTAGAGAAGTAG
- a CDS encoding uncharacterized protein (BUSCO:EOG09264R4M) — protein sequence MSNPLDTDAGSELFSNYEAELKLVQADISQKLDQIPELSGEQRKTFIAQAERALEEARELLDSMRLEKQNIPQSLKVKVNQRFRNYESDVDAAKRKLKSLSSDDRHALFGKRYTDNPTQDDQLAQRQQLLGGTERLERSSGRLRESQRIALETEDIGRNTLADLSRQRETIEHTRGTLLESEGYTDRSNKTLKGMARRMATNKIITVAIITVLVILIIAVVVSKFR from the exons ATGTCGAACCCACTGGACACCGATGCGGGATCCGAGCTGTTCAGCAACTATGAGGCCGAGTTGAAGCTGGTGCAGGCAGACATATCGCAGAAGCTAGATCAGATCCCTGAGCTCTCCGGCGAGCAGCGCAAGACATTCATCGCTCAAGCCGAGAGAGCGCTGGAGGAAGCCCGAGAGTTGCTGGACTCTATGCGCTTGGAGAAACAGAACATCCCACAGTCCTTGAAAGTCAAGGTTAATCAAAGATTCCGGAACTACGAGAGCGACGTAGATGCGGCGAAGCGAAAGCTGAAGAGCCTGTCGAGCGATGACCGTCATGCACTCTTCGGAAAGCGGTATACAGACAACCCGACACAGGATGATCAGCTGGCACAAAGGCAGCAGCTTTTGGGTGGTACAGAGAGGCTCGAACGTTCGAGCGGCAGATTACGGGAGTCGCAAAGGATCGCGTTGGAGACGGAGGACATAGGGCGAAACACACTGGCGGACTTGAGCAGGCAGCGTGAGACTATCGAGCATACTCGCGGTACGCTTCTGGAAAGCGAGGGATACACAGATCGAAGCAATAAGACCTTGAAGGGCATGGCCAGAAG GATGGCAACGAACAAGATCATAACAGTCGCGATCATCACTGTTCTGGTGATACTCATCATCGCAGTCGTCGTGAGCAAATTCAGATGA